CATAGATGTTCCAATCCAAAAACCGCAGATCGTCCCCTTTGGCGTAATCGCGGTAATCGGCGAATTCGATGGATATCCCCCGCTTCTTGGAACGCCGCTCGCCCTTCAACCGGCCTAAAAAGGTCTTCCGGCAGACGATGCCCAGCTGTTCGAGATGCCGCAAAAAGGCGGCGTCCAATAAAGGCTGTTTTTTTTCCTGCTTCTCTTTGGTTTCAACGGCGGCTTCAGCCATAAATCCCCCTCGCTTACTAATGGACGGCGCTGGTTTCTCACTATAATACCATACGTTTCTCGCCCGTTAAAAGTTGCTCTCGATACAGCCAGGTAATCGCTTCGGGATCGTCTGTAGGAATGAATTGACATCGAAAACGATAAGGCTTCGCCTCGCTCTTGCCCGTCTCGTCCAGGCGGGAGGAAGACGGCGAAGCGTATCGCCCCGCTTCGTCTTGGTCGATTTCCAATAGGGATAGAGGATGCTGCATGTAACCGATGCACCCACAGACCTTCTCTCCCTGACCTTTGCGGATCATAACGAAAAATGGCGCTCCGGCGACAAGATGCTTTTCGCCTTGAGCAGGTTCCCATAAATTGGAGAAGGAATGGCGGCTCTCGCCGCTTCTAAGTTCTTCCAGGTTTTTAGGGAGAAGAATTCGATTGCCTTCGCGATGAGGAATATTCCACCCGAAAGGGAATACGATCTTCTTCACTCGTTCCAGAAACGGTCCCGCCGCGTAACAAAAACAATTCAACACGGGAAACGTCGTGGAGAGAAGATAGCGGATCGTTACCAGGGCGTTCGAATCGCCGTCGAGCGCCCCCGTCAGGCTCACGTCGTGAAAATCCTCCTCCTCTGAGTTGCGCAGCATGTAATAGTTGGATGTAAAGAGAAGGCCGTGGGCGCCGGAGCGTCCGAACGAATACTCCCGCTCCCCCTCTTCCAATTCGATGCGGATGGAACCGGAATAGGAGCCGGAGCGCATAGCCCACAAAACGCCGGAGACTTTATCCAAAACCTGCATCCGCCCGCTCGGCATGAACACTTTCAACTGGATCGCCTGGTTGTCGAGTTGAATGGAACCCGCTTCCACTTTTTCCATGATGATTCTTCTGAAACTCCATAGTAGAAGAGGCTTCCAGCCTCTTGCTTCGAGAAAGAAAGAGCCAGGATGGCTCTTCTACTTTTTATGCCTAATAATGCCCGCAAATTGCGGATGGGATGCTTCTGTGAAACTGCGTATTAAATGAAATTGTAACAGGTTTCGCGCCGATTGTCTTTGAAGAAAATAAAAACGGGCGGCCGAACTTCGGACGCCCGTTTCTTGCTTCGAAAAAATAAGTCTACCGCGTTTCCCGATGAAGCGTATGCTTTTTACAAAAGCGGCAAAATTTCTTGAATTCCATCCGGTCGGGATGGGTTCTTTTGTTTTTCGACGTGTTGTAATTGCGTTGTTTGCATTCCGTACAAGCCAGGGTGATTTTATCTCGCATGATTTTATCCTTTATTCGATGATT
This sequence is a window from Candidatus Omnitrophota bacterium. Protein-coding genes within it:
- the rpmG gene encoding 50S ribosomal protein L33 — its product is MRDKITLACTECKQRNYNTSKNKRTHPDRMEFKKFCRFCKKHTLHRETR